GGCCGCGAGCTATCCCTCCCAGCTATCGGGCGGAGAGCAGCAGCGCGTTGCCATCGCCAGGGCCTTGGACATGGAGCCGGAGGTGATGCTGTTCGATGAGCCGACCTCGGCGCTCGACCCAGAAACGATCGGCGAGGTGCTTAACGTGATGACTCAGCTCGCCAGGGAGGGCATGACCATGATCGTGGTGACGCACGAGATGACGTTCGCGCGTCTGGTCGGCGATTGGATCATCG
Above is a window of bacterium DNA encoding:
- a CDS encoding ATP-binding cassette domain-containing protein produces the protein AASYPSQLSGGEQQRVAIARALDMEPEVMLFDEPTSALDPETIGEVLNVMTQLAREGMTMIVVTHEMTFARLVGDWIIVMDRGAIIEQGPPKQIFEAPTVERTRDFLSHLGWSG